One Cryobacterium roopkundense genomic region harbors:
- a CDS encoding response regulator transcription factor, which translates to MTTTHSPIRLALVDDHRMLLGALTEWIRSAADDIEMVAAVTTWPELLTHPEFPVDVVLLDLDLKDNIPVSLKIATLKTTGVKTVLMSTYSEPALVREALAAGALGYLVKSEEASMIVEAIRAAAVGKSYISAELDYALNSSQTTEGPRLSAQERRVMALYGAGEPVKAVAYQLGISEETAKSYLKRIREKYRLAGYDVGTKVALRKRAIRDGILLQTD; encoded by the coding sequence GTGACGACAACACACAGTCCCATTCGTTTGGCCCTAGTCGACGACCACCGCATGCTCTTGGGCGCTCTCACCGAGTGGATCAGAAGCGCCGCGGATGACATCGAGATGGTGGCGGCGGTGACCACTTGGCCCGAGCTGCTCACGCATCCCGAGTTCCCCGTCGACGTCGTGCTGCTCGACCTCGACCTCAAGGACAACATCCCGGTGTCCCTCAAGATCGCCACGCTCAAGACCACCGGTGTGAAGACGGTGCTCATGAGCACCTATTCCGAACCGGCACTCGTGCGCGAGGCCCTTGCTGCGGGCGCCCTCGGTTACCTCGTCAAGAGCGAGGAAGCGAGCATGATCGTGGAGGCCATTCGTGCAGCGGCGGTAGGCAAGTCCTATATCTCTGCGGAACTCGACTACGCGCTCAACTCCAGCCAGACCACCGAGGGACCCCGCCTGAGCGCGCAGGAGCGCCGAGTGATGGCGCTCTACGGTGCCGGCGAGCCAGTGAAGGCCGTGGCCTACCAGCTTGGTATTTCCGAAGAGACCGCCAAGTCCTACCTGAAGCGCATTCGCGAGAAGTATCGCCTCGCGGGCTACGACGTGGGCACCAAGGTAGCTCTGCGCAAGCGCGCCATCCGTGACGGAATCCTGCTCCAGACGGACTGA
- a CDS encoding sensor histidine kinase, with amino-acid sequence MQRILKERDRLLRRSAQAYGLAGSIAVLLCLIVPGGVGSTARQGSLALVCLMAGGQYLLGRTGAIRWVLLVVACGLGIIYFVGLDSHPALPLNLVEEATIGLVAAVPMSCVAVVLVVSRRRLALLLTIFAMTLGSVALVSSTATATPLPLALAFSGWLSCIMAGWWISQSIPRVMNRIAAIGRAHRAERHASELEAQRRTDARLLHDTVLATLTLLAHSGVGVSPSALRQQSGDDARLLRQLRLGGLPSPRRSGVYTLEPVRDSTLGTTLESVRQRFGRMGLEVEWHGSGQVRLPTDVLDSFLLALGECLENVRRHSGVLHADVTITDDATTVRAMVTDAGVGFDLAAVDAGRLGVAESVIARLRAVGGNARLFSSPGAGTTVVLEVPK; translated from the coding sequence ATGCAACGCATTCTGAAGGAGCGCGATCGTCTGCTCCGTAGGAGCGCTCAAGCGTACGGCCTGGCCGGTTCAATCGCTGTGCTGCTATGCCTGATCGTGCCTGGCGGCGTGGGGTCGACCGCGCGGCAGGGCTCACTGGCGCTAGTCTGCCTTATGGCAGGCGGCCAGTATCTTCTCGGACGCACGGGGGCGATCCGCTGGGTACTGCTCGTAGTCGCCTGCGGACTGGGCATCATCTATTTCGTGGGACTCGACAGCCATCCCGCACTTCCACTCAACCTCGTGGAAGAAGCCACCATCGGCCTGGTGGCCGCCGTGCCGATGAGTTGCGTTGCCGTCGTGCTCGTGGTCAGTCGCAGACGGCTTGCGCTTCTCTTGACCATCTTCGCCATGACGCTGGGATCGGTTGCCCTGGTGTCGTCGACCGCGACCGCGACACCTCTCCCCCTCGCACTCGCCTTCTCCGGTTGGCTATCGTGCATCATGGCGGGCTGGTGGATCTCGCAGAGCATTCCGCGGGTCATGAACCGCATCGCGGCCATCGGCCGTGCTCACCGAGCGGAACGCCATGCCAGCGAACTGGAAGCCCAACGGCGTACCGATGCCCGCCTTCTGCACGACACCGTGCTGGCCACGTTGACGCTTCTCGCGCACTCCGGCGTCGGGGTGAGTCCCAGCGCCCTGAGGCAGCAGTCCGGAGACGACGCCCGCCTTCTTCGACAACTGAGGCTGGGCGGCCTGCCGAGCCCCCGACGCTCCGGGGTGTACACGCTGGAGCCCGTGCGGGATTCCACCCTCGGGACGACCCTCGAGTCAGTTCGGCAGCGCTTCGGCCGCATGGGACTGGAAGTCGAGTGGCATGGGAGCGGACAGGTACGGCTCCCCACCGATGTGCTCGATTCCTTCCTGCTGGCACTCGGGGAGTGTCTCGAAAATGTGCGGCGCCACTCCGGGGTCCTGCACGCTGACGTGACCATCACAGATGACGCCACAACCGTGCGCGCCATGGTGACGGACGCTGGCGTCGGCTTCGACCTCGCCGCCGTGGACGCCGGGCGTCTCGGGGTCGCGGAATCGGTTATTGCGCGGCTTCGAGCAGTCGGCGGCAATGCGCGCCTCTTCTCCTCCCCCGGCGCTGGCACCACGGTCGTGCTAGAGGTGCCCAAGTGA
- the arr gene encoding NAD(+)--rifampin ADP-ribosyltransferase yields the protein MANEPQPFEVHGSGALFHGTKADLAVGDLLLPGRGSNFEDGRASNYVYVTATVDAATWGAELAVGAGRARIYIVEPTGPLEDDPNVTDKKFPGNPTRSFRTREPVEIVSELRDWTAHSPDQVQSMRDGLADLKRRGLAVLDD from the coding sequence ATGGCGAATGAACCCCAACCTTTCGAAGTCCACGGTTCCGGAGCGCTTTTCCATGGGACTAAAGCCGATCTTGCAGTGGGTGACTTGCTACTGCCGGGGCGCGGCTCGAACTTTGAGGACGGCCGAGCGTCGAATTACGTTTACGTCACGGCGACCGTGGATGCCGCAACGTGGGGCGCCGAACTGGCCGTGGGAGCGGGCCGTGCACGGATCTACATCGTCGAACCGACAGGCCCCCTCGAAGACGACCCCAACGTGACCGACAAGAAGTTCCCCGGCAATCCCACCCGGTCCTTTCGAACTCGCGAGCCGGTCGAGATCGTCAGCGAACTCCGTGATTGGACGGCACACTCGCCCGATCAGGTGCAGTCGATGCGAGACGGCCTCGCCGACCTGAAACGCCGGGGCCTCGCGGTCTTAGACGACTAG
- a CDS encoding methionine ABC transporter permease has protein sequence MDSLINLLPELWQASYETLYIVALTLFFGGLGGLIIGLGLYLTRAGSILANKAVFLVLNLLVNFIRPIPFIIFLAAAQPLARAVTGSGIGNNAIIFTIALAASFAMARIVEQNLLTVTPGVIDAARSVGAGPIRIIFTVLLPEALGPLILGFTFIFVALVDMSAVAGFVGGGGLGNFALLYGYRQFNPVVTWAAVLLIIVLVQLVQFLGNWLARKAFRR, from the coding sequence ATGGACTCACTCATCAACCTGCTGCCCGAACTCTGGCAGGCTTCTTACGAAACGCTCTACATCGTCGCCCTCACCCTGTTCTTCGGCGGCCTGGGTGGGCTCATCATCGGCCTCGGGCTGTATCTCACGCGCGCGGGCAGCATCCTCGCCAACAAGGCCGTCTTCCTTGTGCTCAACCTGCTGGTGAATTTCATCCGGCCGATCCCGTTCATCATCTTCCTGGCCGCAGCGCAGCCGCTTGCTCGTGCCGTCACCGGCAGCGGCATCGGCAATAACGCGATCATTTTCACGATCGCCCTGGCAGCATCCTTTGCCATGGCCCGCATCGTGGAACAGAACCTCCTCACGGTGACGCCCGGCGTGATTGATGCTGCGCGGAGCGTGGGCGCAGGTCCGATTCGCATTATCTTCACGGTGCTGCTTCCCGAAGCCCTAGGGCCGCTCATCCTCGGCTTCACGTTCATTTTTGTCGCCCTCGTGGACATGTCGGCGGTCGCCGGTTTCGTCGGAGGAGGGGGCCTCGGAAACTTCGCGCTGCTCTACGGCTACCGGCAGTTCAACCCGGTGGTCACCTGGGCGGCGGTGCTGCTCATCATCGTGCTGGTTCAGCTGGTGCAGTTCCTCGGCAACTGGCTGGCTCGCAAAGCCTTCCGGCGGTAG
- a CDS encoding MetQ/NlpA family ABC transporter substrate-binding protein, with amino-acid sequence MIKPRSFKKSVLAALAVVPLAALLAGCTGAAGADDVVKIGVVDASEPYWEVYTEAAAEAGITVELVNFATYEQPNPALTAGEVDLNQFQTIVYLANYNVASSQDLTTIGATAIYPLGLYSSQYDSVDEIQQGDTVAIPNDQSNMARALVVLQSAGLIELTDGGSISSSLDDIDTDASKVTVTALEASLTTTSLPDVAAAIVNNEFVGKAGLSFADALAQDDPADAKSVPYANVFAVRAEDKDNETYKKLVEIYQTTTAVQDGVLEASGDTAVLLTTPVSALEASRAEVEADTKSQQ; translated from the coding sequence GTGATTAAGCCCCGTTCCTTCAAGAAGTCTGTCCTGGCAGCCCTCGCGGTTGTGCCGCTCGCCGCCTTGCTGGCCGGATGCACCGGCGCCGCCGGAGCCGACGATGTCGTGAAGATCGGTGTCGTCGACGCGAGCGAGCCCTACTGGGAGGTCTACACGGAGGCGGCAGCCGAAGCCGGAATCACCGTAGAGCTCGTTAACTTCGCCACCTACGAGCAGCCGAACCCCGCGCTGACCGCCGGAGAGGTCGACCTCAACCAGTTCCAGACCATCGTCTACCTCGCAAACTACAACGTGGCCAGCAGTCAAGACCTCACCACCATCGGCGCCACCGCAATCTACCCGCTCGGCCTCTACTCCTCCCAGTACGACAGCGTGGACGAGATCCAGCAGGGCGACACCGTCGCCATTCCCAACGACCAGAGCAACATGGCCCGCGCCCTCGTCGTGCTGCAATCGGCTGGTTTGATCGAACTCACCGACGGCGGATCCATCTCATCCTCCCTCGACGACATCGACACCGACGCATCGAAGGTGACGGTGACGGCGCTTGAGGCATCACTGACAACGACGTCGCTGCCCGACGTCGCCGCCGCGATCGTCAACAACGAATTCGTCGGCAAGGCCGGACTGAGCTTCGCGGATGCCCTCGCCCAGGACGACCCGGCCGATGCCAAGTCCGTGCCGTACGCCAACGTCTTCGCGGTTCGCGCCGAGGACAAAGACAACGAGACCTACAAGAAGCTCGTCGAGATCTATCAGACCACCACGGCAGTTCAGGACGGCGTCCTGGAGGCCTCTGGCGACACTGCAGTTTTGCTGACCACGCCGGTTTCCGCGCTTGAGGCCTCCCGCGCCGAGGTCGAGGCCGACACGAAGTCCCAGCAGTAG
- a CDS encoding putative bifunctional diguanylate cyclase/phosphodiesterase — protein MSVAEGPSVMPQAPDRVRAGMIIVMGVVVLTYLVGLMLNGDQFHPLIDGFLGILVVWSPVVVCWLAVARAIVRRANVLLAAAAVTSFAAGDTFYVAVTGAGVTLPFPSLADIGYLAFYPLMLAALAVPVIREWKHVAWPVILDGAVGSLGSAAILAVVLNPILGQTVNGQLSVPTVVAVAYPMFDLLLVAAFVGIGASQGRSVGRWWSLLVLGLVAFAATDITYALQQLSEGYDVGGPVDAGWAVGLALIALWIEGVARPGSERSFSVWSIPSQTVPTIATAAAVAVLVLGSQMWVSPLAVALAAVTLTLAAVPLVFRQRIRLAAMQLQARTDELTGLPNRRALHTDVPVRLAGGGRRRSALLVLDLDKFKVVYDSLGHDCGDQLLILVAERLQSRVRPADLLARLGGDEFAVHLVDGGRDEATLVAGKLARVLADPFVLADVTVQIGVSIGISLYPEHGSSLNVLMRKADMAMYRAKESRTGCHIYRDTDDAASDERIRALQEVREAVTGNELALHFQPTISVETGEVAGVQALLRWNHPVRGHVYPDELLPLVEEAKLTSAVTRIVLGHALDQATVWLSQGRDWTVSVSVPAISLREPDFPECLRALVSERGLAPHVLILDVSEDFLMTDRAWAKEVLLRLQGVGVRIALDDFGSGYSSLSYLRDLPIDDLKLGSSFISPMDENPRAVALVASAIGLAHSLGLRLIAEGVESSTTYAYLARHGCDVVQGPFVAGPLSAAQIDVWLASRAPGATLPAKTPAE, from the coding sequence ATGAGCGTGGCCGAGGGCCCAAGCGTTATGCCGCAGGCACCGGACCGGGTACGCGCCGGAATGATCATCGTCATGGGTGTCGTCGTCCTGACCTACTTGGTCGGCCTCATGCTCAACGGGGATCAGTTCCATCCCCTTATTGACGGATTTCTGGGTATTCTGGTCGTGTGGAGTCCCGTGGTCGTGTGTTGGCTGGCCGTTGCGCGAGCCATAGTCCGGCGCGCGAATGTGCTTCTGGCTGCCGCCGCGGTGACGTCTTTCGCCGCCGGGGACACGTTTTACGTGGCGGTTACCGGGGCGGGCGTGACACTGCCGTTTCCGTCCCTCGCCGACATCGGCTACCTCGCGTTCTATCCGCTCATGCTCGCAGCCCTTGCCGTGCCGGTCATCCGGGAGTGGAAGCACGTCGCCTGGCCCGTGATTCTCGATGGCGCCGTCGGGTCCCTCGGGTCTGCCGCCATTCTGGCCGTGGTGCTCAACCCGATTCTGGGTCAGACGGTCAACGGTCAGCTCTCGGTGCCTACGGTCGTGGCGGTGGCGTATCCGATGTTCGACCTTCTGCTCGTGGCGGCCTTCGTGGGGATCGGTGCTTCGCAGGGCCGATCCGTCGGTCGTTGGTGGAGTCTGCTCGTGCTGGGACTGGTCGCCTTCGCGGCGACTGATATCACATACGCCCTGCAGCAACTAAGCGAGGGATACGACGTGGGTGGACCGGTCGACGCCGGCTGGGCAGTGGGGCTCGCCCTGATTGCCCTCTGGATCGAAGGGGTGGCGCGGCCCGGTTCCGAGCGCTCGTTCTCAGTCTGGTCGATTCCATCGCAGACCGTGCCGACCATCGCGACTGCGGCAGCCGTGGCTGTTCTGGTGCTGGGTAGTCAGATGTGGGTATCACCGCTTGCGGTGGCCCTTGCCGCTGTGACGCTCACCCTCGCCGCGGTTCCCCTCGTGTTTCGCCAGCGGATTCGGCTCGCGGCCATGCAGCTTCAGGCCAGGACCGACGAACTGACCGGTCTGCCGAATCGACGGGCACTTCACACGGATGTGCCGGTGCGGCTTGCCGGTGGCGGGCGGCGGCGCAGCGCGTTGCTCGTTCTCGATCTGGACAAATTCAAGGTGGTCTACGACAGCCTTGGGCATGACTGCGGGGACCAACTGCTCATTCTGGTGGCCGAGCGACTGCAGTCGCGCGTGCGTCCGGCTGACCTGTTGGCACGGCTGGGCGGTGACGAATTCGCGGTGCACCTCGTTGACGGGGGTCGGGACGAGGCAACCCTCGTGGCGGGCAAGCTCGCCCGCGTGCTCGCCGACCCGTTTGTCTTGGCCGACGTCACCGTGCAGATTGGCGTCAGCATCGGTATTTCGCTGTATCCGGAGCATGGCAGCAGTTTGAACGTGCTGATGCGCAAGGCTGACATGGCCATGTATCGGGCCAAGGAATCGCGCACCGGCTGCCACATCTACCGGGACACGGATGACGCAGCAAGCGACGAGCGCATTCGCGCACTTCAGGAGGTACGTGAGGCAGTGACGGGCAACGAATTGGCGCTGCATTTCCAGCCCACGATCAGCGTCGAGACGGGCGAGGTGGCGGGTGTGCAGGCACTGCTCCGGTGGAACCATCCAGTTCGGGGACACGTCTACCCCGACGAGCTCCTGCCGCTGGTCGAGGAGGCGAAACTCACGTCGGCGGTGACGCGGATCGTGCTGGGGCACGCGCTCGATCAGGCCACGGTGTGGCTGTCCCAGGGAAGGGACTGGACAGTGTCCGTCTCGGTTCCGGCGATTTCCCTGCGCGAGCCGGACTTTCCCGAGTGCCTTCGCGCGTTGGTCAGTGAGCGGGGACTTGCTCCGCACGTTCTCATCCTGGACGTGTCGGAGGACTTCTTGATGACCGACAGGGCCTGGGCGAAGGAGGTGCTTCTGCGATTGCAGGGTGTCGGTGTGCGCATCGCCCTTGACGACTTCGGCTCCGGCTACAGCTCGCTGTCCTACCTGCGGGACCTTCCCATCGACGACCTCAAACTCGGAAGTTCCTTCATCTCGCCCATGGATGAGAATCCCCGTGCCGTCGCCCTCGTCGCGTCGGCTATAGGTCTGGCCCATAGTCTGGGCCTCCGGCTGATCGCGGAGGGCGTGGAGAGCAGCACGACATACGCGTATCTCGCTCGTCACGGCTGCGACGTGGTGCAGGGCCCCTTCGTGGCAGGCCCCCTCTCGGCCGCACAAATCGACGTCTGGCTCGCCAGCCGCGCTCCCGGTGCCACCCTCCCCGCCAAGACCCCCGCAGAATAG
- a CDS encoding MFS transporter, giving the protein MPLTTDGSTPLSSTRIRLALLALALGGFGIGSTEFVAMGLLPNLAQDLLPGVYAASPDAANAQAGWLISAYALGVVVGAPTIAAAAARWPRKQLLLALLTAFTLGTIASALLPSFESVLVARFLAALPHGAYFGIASLVAANLMGPGKRARGIALVLSGLTIANVIGVPIITWIGQTSGWRVAYLVVAGIFALTFAAVAIFVPFQSGNPKATMRAELRAFRRLQVWITLGIGAIGFGGLFAVYTYVAPLVIEITGLPAAAVPLVLVVVGLGMTVGNFAGGALADWSVRRTMYISFAVLIGALVTLGLSAQSLAGLLVGVFLIGAAASALSPTIQARLMDVAHESQSLAAALNHSSLNVGNALGAALGGVAIAGGLGYLAPVWIGVGLSIIGVLLTLVTFSIDRRWRRRGVDVPYGTQLIGVVRDK; this is encoded by the coding sequence ATGCCCCTCACCACTGACGGGTCGACGCCGCTGTCGTCGACCCGTATTCGTCTTGCCCTCCTTGCCCTTGCCCTGGGCGGTTTCGGCATCGGTTCCACCGAGTTCGTGGCTATGGGCCTGCTGCCCAATCTCGCCCAGGATCTGCTGCCCGGCGTTTACGCCGCATCGCCCGACGCGGCGAATGCGCAGGCGGGTTGGCTTATCTCCGCCTACGCGCTCGGTGTCGTCGTCGGGGCACCGACCATCGCCGCAGCTGCAGCCCGGTGGCCGCGCAAGCAGCTGCTGCTGGCCTTGCTGACCGCTTTCACCCTCGGAACGATCGCCTCTGCCCTTCTGCCGAGCTTTGAAAGCGTGCTCGTGGCCCGGTTCCTGGCGGCGCTGCCCCATGGCGCGTACTTCGGAATCGCCTCGCTCGTCGCGGCCAACCTGATGGGGCCGGGCAAACGCGCGCGAGGAATCGCCCTCGTGCTGTCGGGGCTCACGATCGCCAACGTGATCGGCGTGCCCATCATCACCTGGATCGGTCAGACGAGCGGATGGCGAGTGGCCTACCTCGTGGTGGCGGGCATCTTCGCTCTCACGTTCGCCGCCGTAGCGATCTTCGTGCCCTTCCAATCCGGTAACCCGAAGGCGACCATGCGTGCGGAGCTGCGGGCCTTCCGCCGCCTGCAGGTGTGGATCACCCTAGGCATCGGCGCGATCGGATTCGGCGGGCTCTTCGCCGTTTACACCTACGTCGCCCCGCTCGTGATCGAAATCACCGGGTTGCCGGCTGCCGCAGTGCCCCTCGTGCTCGTGGTCGTGGGGCTCGGCATGACCGTGGGCAATTTTGCCGGCGGAGCGCTGGCCGACTGGAGCGTTCGGCGCACCATGTACATCTCATTCGCCGTGTTGATCGGCGCTTTGGTGACCCTCGGGCTGTCGGCACAGTCGCTCGCGGGACTTCTGGTGGGTGTGTTTCTCATCGGCGCTGCGGCATCCGCTCTCTCGCCCACCATTCAGGCCAGGCTGATGGACGTGGCCCACGAGAGTCAGTCCTTGGCGGCAGCGCTCAACCACTCCTCGCTCAACGTGGGCAACGCCCTCGGTGCAGCCCTCGGCGGCGTGGCAATTGCCGGTGGTCTCGGCTATCTCGCCCCGGTATGGATCGGGGTCGGGCTCAGCATCATCGGCGTGCTGCTCACGTTGGTGACCTTTTCCATCGACCGCAGGTGGCGCCGCCGCGGCGTCGACGTACCCTATGGCACCCAGCTGATCGGCGTGGTGCGCGACAAGTAG
- a CDS encoding putative bifunctional diguanylate cyclase/phosphodiesterase produces the protein MRVRTRPERVATLSVPPKPSRSWLNWVLGGVLAGFLVGLVLRGDGDFNPLVDGWLGLSAMWAPVVVCWWAVYRTRFRAVEVPLVAAAVTCFAAGNSYFVLAARGGQVLPVPSLADIGFLGFYPLMLAALAVPAIRQLRHLGWPVLLDGAVGSLGAGAVLAVLLRPVLTAAVSGELSLATVVATAYPMFDLLLVAGFVGIGAAQGRNVGRRWSVLVLGLVAFAATDVFYALLQLNGQYVVGTPVDAGWAVGLALVAFWLDGTSRSATGRVLSVWSIPTQTVPTIATAAALGVLILGSQVAVSTLAVTLAAATLTLAAAPLVFRHRIRLADMHLQARTDELTGLPNRRALYSEIPKRLAVDPRRRSALFLLDLDKFKEVNDSLGHDIGDLLLIQVSQRLGGKLASSDFLARLGGDEFAILLYGSSAERAVTVAETLRSALSEPFVLDGVTVQVGASIGISLYPDQGDALGALLRKADMAMYRAKALRSGHHVYRDTDNTDGDERMRTLAELREGLENDQFVVHYQPKIDLDTNDVRGVEALVRWNHPLRGLVYPDDFIPLVEQAGLMKTLTGIVLEKALDQTKVWHAQGRPLTVAVNISASSLIDLELPDRILGLLTDRGLSPSVLMLEITEDFLMADRDRARAILVRLRAMGTRIAVDDFGSGYSSLSYLRDLPIDELKLDKSFIMSMSGNARATALVASTIDLAHSLGLRMVAEGVESGGDYAYLASRGCDVAQGLYVSGPVAAEELDRWLASRSSLLLPAGHD, from the coding sequence GTGAGGGTGAGGACGCGTCCGGAGCGGGTCGCGACGCTGTCGGTTCCGCCGAAGCCATCTCGCTCGTGGCTCAATTGGGTTCTCGGCGGTGTTCTCGCCGGCTTTCTCGTGGGGCTGGTGCTCCGTGGCGACGGCGATTTCAATCCCCTGGTGGACGGCTGGCTGGGCCTGTCGGCCATGTGGGCCCCGGTGGTCGTGTGCTGGTGGGCGGTGTATCGCACCCGGTTCCGCGCGGTCGAAGTGCCTCTCGTCGCGGCGGCGGTGACCTGCTTCGCGGCCGGGAACTCCTATTTCGTGCTCGCGGCGCGGGGCGGGCAGGTCCTTCCTGTGCCGTCACTGGCCGACATCGGATTTCTCGGCTTCTATCCACTTATGCTTGCGGCCCTGGCCGTGCCCGCGATTCGGCAGCTTCGGCACCTGGGTTGGCCAGTCCTGCTCGATGGCGCGGTGGGTTCCCTCGGGGCCGGTGCGGTGCTCGCCGTTCTTCTGAGGCCGGTACTGACGGCGGCGGTCAGCGGGGAGTTGTCCCTCGCGACCGTTGTGGCCACCGCATACCCCATGTTCGACCTGCTCCTCGTGGCGGGATTTGTCGGGATCGGGGCCGCTCAGGGCCGAAATGTGGGGCGCCGATGGTCGGTGCTTGTGCTGGGGCTGGTGGCTTTTGCGGCCACGGACGTGTTCTATGCGCTGCTCCAACTCAATGGCCAGTACGTGGTGGGAACGCCCGTCGACGCAGGGTGGGCTGTGGGACTCGCCCTCGTGGCTTTCTGGCTCGATGGCACGTCGAGGTCCGCAACCGGTCGCGTGCTCTCCGTATGGTCGATTCCCACCCAGACCGTGCCGACGATCGCCACTGCCGCGGCTCTCGGGGTGCTGATCCTCGGCAGTCAGGTAGCGGTGTCCACCCTGGCAGTGACTTTGGCGGCCGCCACTCTCACCCTCGCAGCGGCTCCGCTGGTCTTTCGTCATCGGATACGCCTGGCCGACATGCACCTGCAGGCCAGGACAGACGAACTGACGGGGCTGCCGAACCGACGGGCGCTGTACTCGGAGATTCCGAAACGCTTGGCCGTCGACCCGCGACGCCGGAGCGCCCTGTTCTTGCTCGACCTCGACAAGTTCAAGGAGGTGAACGACAGCCTGGGGCACGATATTGGCGACCTCCTGCTCATCCAGGTGTCACAGCGCCTTGGCGGAAAGCTCGCGTCCTCCGACTTCTTGGCGCGTCTGGGCGGCGACGAATTCGCCATTCTCCTCTACGGCAGTTCAGCGGAACGGGCCGTCACGGTGGCTGAAACCCTTCGTTCGGCCCTGTCCGAACCGTTTGTGCTCGACGGCGTCACGGTGCAGGTCGGCGCGAGTATCGGTATCTCCCTCTATCCAGACCAGGGCGACGCGCTGGGGGCGCTCCTTCGGAAGGCTGACATGGCCATGTACAGGGCGAAGGCACTGCGCAGCGGGCACCACGTCTACCGCGACACCGACAACACTGACGGCGACGAGCGGATGCGGACGCTTGCGGAACTCAGAGAAGGTTTGGAGAACGATCAGTTCGTTGTGCATTATCAGCCGAAGATCGACCTGGACACGAATGATGTGAGGGGCGTGGAAGCTCTTGTTCGGTGGAATCATCCGCTGCGGGGCCTCGTCTACCCGGATGATTTCATTCCGCTCGTCGAGCAGGCCGGGCTGATGAAGACCCTCACCGGAATCGTGCTTGAGAAGGCGTTGGACCAGACGAAGGTCTGGCATGCTCAGGGCCGACCGTTGACCGTGGCCGTCAATATTTCGGCCAGCTCCCTCATCGACCTCGAACTACCCGATCGAATCCTCGGCCTGCTGACCGACCGGGGGCTGTCGCCGTCCGTGCTCATGCTGGAAATCACCGAGGATTTCCTGATGGCTGACAGGGACCGTGCCCGGGCCATCTTGGTGCGCTTGCGGGCCATGGGGACTCGAATCGCGGTTGATGATTTCGGATCCGGCTATAGCTCGCTGTCCTATCTTCGAGACCTCCCCATCGACGAGCTCAAGCTGGACAAGTCCTTCATCATGTCCATGTCCGGTAACGCGCGGGCGACGGCGCTCGTGGCATCCACGATTGATCTGGCGCACAGCCTGGGCCTCCGAATGGTGGCCGAGGGAGTTGAAAGCGGCGGCGATTACGCGTATCTAGCCAGCCGGGGCTGTGACGTGGCTCAGGGACTGTACGTCTCCGGCCCGGTCGCGGCCGAAGAACTGGACAGGTGGTTGGCGTCACGGTCGTCTCTGCTCCTCCCCGCCGGACACGATTGA
- a CDS encoding methionine ABC transporter ATP-binding protein, protein MALVSLRNVSKVYPPTSKGAPIVTAIDGVSLDVEAGDIYGIIGYSGAGKSTLVRLVNALERSTSGEIFVNGQNIAAMKERELRRVRLGIGMIFQQFNLLGSRTVARNVAYPLEVAGRPKADRAARVAELLEFVGLSDKAGSYPDQLSGGQKQRVGIARALATQPSILLADESTSALDPETTHEVLALLKRVNQEFGVTIIVITHEMDVIQTIATKVAVMDKGQVIERGPVFDVFSNPQHPASARFVSTVVKGTPSEAELTVLRQRHGGRIATLAFRDSAVNQSAVFGELARAGVAFEVIYGGINEIQGRPFGHLTLALDGPDAAIDTVLAHIRTLTTVTEVR, encoded by the coding sequence ATGGCGCTAGTCAGCCTGAGAAATGTCAGCAAGGTATACCCTCCCACGAGCAAGGGCGCACCCATCGTCACAGCGATCGACGGCGTCAGCCTCGACGTGGAAGCGGGAGACATCTACGGCATTATTGGATACTCGGGAGCCGGAAAGAGCACTCTTGTGCGACTGGTCAACGCCCTAGAACGCTCCACGAGCGGCGAGATCTTTGTGAACGGGCAGAACATTGCCGCCATGAAGGAGCGTGAACTGCGCCGGGTGCGTCTGGGGATCGGCATGATCTTTCAGCAGTTCAACCTGCTCGGCTCTCGGACCGTCGCGCGCAACGTGGCGTATCCCCTCGAGGTGGCCGGCCGCCCGAAGGCCGACCGCGCCGCCCGGGTTGCCGAGCTGCTCGAGTTCGTGGGGCTCTCCGACAAGGCGGGTTCCTACCCCGACCAGCTCTCCGGTGGCCAGAAGCAGCGGGTGGGAATCGCGCGTGCCCTCGCGACCCAGCCGAGCATCCTGCTCGCTGACGAGTCGACAAGCGCCCTCGACCCCGAGACCACGCACGAGGTGCTCGCCCTGCTCAAACGTGTCAATCAGGAATTCGGTGTCACGATCATCGTGATCACGCACGAAATGGACGTCATCCAGACCATAGCGACGAAGGTTGCGGTGATGGACAAAGGGCAGGTGATCGAGCGTGGGCCTGTGTTCGACGTGTTCTCGAATCCGCAGCATCCCGCGTCCGCTCGCTTCGTCTCCACCGTCGTGAAGGGAACTCCGTCCGAAGCGGAGCTGACCGTGCTGCGGCAACGACACGGCGGACGCATCGCGACGCTCGCTTTCCGGGACAGTGCAGTGAACCAGAGCGCAGTTTTCGGCGAACTCGCCCGCGCTGGGGTGGCGTTCGAGGTGATCTACGGCGGTATCAACGAGATTCAGGGTCGCCCATTCGGGCACCTCACCCTGGCGCTTGACGGCCCGGATGCGGCCATCGACACCGTGCTCGCCCACATTCGAACTCTCACCACCGTGACGGAGGTGCGCTGA